The genomic DNA TGGCCTGGCCGGCATGTGGATCCGCCGCGCGATCCCGGAAACCGAGGCGTTCTCGCACGCCAAGAAGGCCGGCGTCGAAAAGCAGCCGCTGCGCACCCTGCTGCGCGAACATCCGCGTGAAGTGCTGCGCATCGTCGGCTTCTCGATCCTGACCACGTTCGCCTTCTATATCTTCGTGGCCTATGTGCCGACCTACGCCATCCGCCAGGTCAAGGCCGATCCGCAGGTCGCGTTCGCCGCCAACACCGTCGCGCTGATCGTGTTCATGCTGGTGCAGCCCGTGTTCGGCATGCTGTCGGACCGCATCGGCCGCAAGCCGCAGCTGATCTTCTTCGCCGCCGGCTATCTGGTGTTCTTCTACCCGTTGATGACCACGCTGGGCCCGTCGTTCGGCTCGATCCTCGCCGTCGAACTATTCGGCCTGGTGCTGTACGCCATGTACACCTCGATCGCGCCGGCCATCATGTCCGAGCAGTTCCCCACCAGCGTGCGCGCCGTCGGTATCGGCACGCCCTACAACCTGGTCGTGGCGCTGTTGGGCGGCACCACCCCGTACCTGCTGACCTGGCTGCAAAGCAAGGGCATGGAGCGTTGGTTCTTCTATTACGTGCTGGCCGGCGCCGTCATCACGCTGATCACCTTCATCCGCATGCCGGAGACCCGCGGGCAGTCGCTGAAGTAGTCCCCGACGCGTGCGCAACCGCGCCCCGACGCCTCCCCACAGCGCTTTCCGGCTCCGCCAGGGCCGGAAAGCTTTTCCATTTCCGTGAGCGCCATGCCCGACCAAGACACTCCCCTGCATTTCCGCGAAGCCCGCGAACTCGCGCGCGCCATCCGTGACGGCGCAATCAGCTCCCGCCAGGTCACCGTCCACTTTCTCGACCGCATCGAGCGCGCGCCGGCGCTGGCCGCCTACAGCCAGGTCACGGCCGAGCGCGC from Achromobacter xylosoxidans includes the following:
- a CDS encoding MFS transporter, producing the protein MSTPSATLRATQGANAAPVSRARTILAGSVGNAVEWFDWTIYASFAIFFSKQFFPEGNETAALLATFGIFAVGFFMRPVGGWVLGIFSDRYGRKAALGLTILMMAGGSLIIAVTPTYATIGLAAPLLLTAARLLQGLSLGGEYASATTFLAEMAPPNKRGFYSSFVFFSAAVGILAASAVGWLLTSTLSKAEMADWGWRIPFFLGALGGLAGMWIRRAIPETEAFSHAKKAGVEKQPLRTLLREHPREVLRIVGFSILTTFAFYIFVAYVPTYAIRQVKADPQVAFAANTVALIVFMLVQPVFGMLSDRIGRKPQLIFFAAGYLVFFYPLMTTLGPSFGSILAVELFGLVLYAMYTSIAPAIMSEQFPTSVRAVGIGTPYNLVVALLGGTTPYLLTWLQSKGMERWFFYYVLAGAVITLITFIRMPETRGQSLK